The following proteins come from a genomic window of Anabas testudineus unplaced genomic scaffold, fAnaTes1.2 Contig267arrow_ctg1, whole genome shotgun sequence:
- the LOC113168094 gene encoding coxsackievirus and adenovirus receptor homolog, with protein MQMMMTTVMMLIKIISSSTSPTYAAVGDSVTLSCHFNLSPEDLGVLDIEWSIRPSDVHGKDANIIWCSGDRIYDGDDPFKGRVQFVSPDPASGNASITITDLTPTDTNTVQCKVRKVPGIAMINVRLHVMEKPALPECNLEGVVELGHKVVLKCRSTQGSPPVWFRWSKLSRDKILPNDAYVDSVQGDLFLTVTREDVLGTYVCTAQNLVGMDTCLLTIKFNSAVNTVAATAAAVIVPMAIIIVIIFVFCHKKRKIGQHSDNDILEDEMPPHKWLPQRCQQVIPSISVQNLGKEQVKMLEQMNDKKSEDNELYVDMRSKKGMEVKINMLKNQDDKRSEEDNLYMDMRREVAPRPEVNG; from the exons ATCATCTCCAGCTCAACGTCACCTACATATGCGGCAGTGGGAGATAGTGTGACCCTCAGCTGTCACTTCAACCTCTCTCCTGAGGACTTGGGAGTACTTGACATCGAATGGAGCATTAGGCCTTCTGATGTCCATGGAAAAGATGCAAACATCATCTGGTGTTCTGGAGATCGCATTTATGATGGAGACGATCCATTCAAAGGGAGGGTTCAGTTTGTGTCCCCTGATCCGGCAAGTGGCAACGCTTCAATAACCATCACTGACTTGACGcctacagacacaaacacagtccaATGCAAGGTTAGAAAAGTGCCTGGAATCGCCATGATCAACGTTCGCCTACATGTAATGGAGAAACCTGCTCTACCTGAGTGCAACCTGGAGGGTGTAGTTGAGTTAGGTCACAAGGTGGTGCTGAAATGTAGGAGCACACAAGGTAGCCCTCCCGTGTGGTTCAGATGGTCCAAGTTGAGCAGAGACAAGATCCTCCCTAATGATGCCTATGTTGATTCTGTGCAAGGTGACCTGTTTTTAACAGTAACCAGAGAAGATGTCCTGGGGACGTATGTCTGTACAGCTCAAAACCTTGTGGGAATGGACACTTGTCTGTTAACAATTAAGTTCAACTCAGCAGTTAACACTGTTGCtgcaactgctgctgcagtcattGTACCTATGgccatcatcatcgtcatcatttTCGTTTTCTGCCATAAGAAACGAAAAATTGGACAGCATTCAGATAATGACATCTTGGAAGATGAAATGCCCCCCCACAAATGGCTGCCTCAAAGGTGTCAACAGGTCATACCATCAATAAGTGTCCAGAATTTGGGGAAG GAGCAAGTCAAGATGTTGGAGCAAATGAATGACAAGAAGTCTGAGGACAATGAGCTGTATGTGGATATGAGGTCCAAAAAGGGGATG GAAGTCAAGATCAATATGTTGAAGAACCAAGATGACAAGAGATCTGAAGAAGACAATCTGTATATGGATATGCGTAGGGAAGTTGCCCCTCGACCTGAGGTTAACGGTTGA